CCTCATTGTTGGTTTGTATTTTGTTTGCGAGAATGGTAATGTTATACGTGAGGAAAAAAACATAAGCTACAGCACCGATTTCTCCTGATTTTTAGTAAGATGATGTAGCATCATAGTATATTGAAAAGATGTGATAATTCACTATCTACTGTGATACTTTAAAATACAAGAAAACCAAGGTATATGTGAATTAATTTCCTGGTGTACTTTTACTAAACTATAGAGTTCGATTTAGTTTAAACTTTTCTGAAGAGTGATTATTAATCTAAGTGGAGGGATTTTTTTCTAATATATGTATAAATTTTGAGAACTGTTATCGGAGCAAGAATGTTTGGTAAGGTTTTTTATTCCACAATTTTTTTTACATCAGTCATTGATTTAAAGTTTTTCTGATGCCGAGCAAATATAACTCAGTGACAAAAGAGATTACTGAGACCataaacatttttcaaatgCTGCTAGTGTTTTCTACACTTCATCCCATCTTTCGATGAAGAAGATATGACAGTAAAAGAGTTTGTTTACATAATTAACACTCTGTGATAAAATCAACATTAGTTTTTGCAAGTTACGGCTCAAAGTTCTCTAGAGTGTTCCATGAACTATAACTGAAAAGAATATGATGACATTGGTAATTTACTTACATCCAGGTTGTTTTAATAACTTTAACTATTATAACGTAGAATCAGAAATATTAGTAATACACTAAACACACTTGGAAACTTTACAGAGGATTACTGTCACAATTTCGTTAAATAACGCGAACTTAGCGTAAATCCTGAAAACGGCCAATAACAAATTACACATAAAATagtatgaaatattttttaaattttgtagATTGTTACTGAGtagataatttaaaatattattttttcgaTTTTCAGCTATGTAAAGATAGTTGTGAAGCTCAAGCGTGGAGTGTCGGTTGTATTTTAGAAGCTCTGTATGACCTCATTTTCACACAGAACAAATGAGGTACCCTATACTCTAGAACCACATTAGTTATCttactatgattattataacACTAGTTCAGCAATCCCTTATCTATAAAATGTTatctttattttgaaatttttacCATAGTTTTGAATGACAGACTGTTTAATTTTGCCCATTGTAGTTAATTTTAACAGTCAATTAGTACATTATTCATTATGCAACCTAGATAAATAAAAATCCTATCATGTCCTCTCATAAATGCTTTTGCCAGTGTTCATTGTTGTCTGAGTGCAAATAAATTAAACGACCATCATCATAAACGATATCTAAGTGCTCTAAGAAACTAATCCAGCTGAAACACTTGACAAAGCTTCATGGACTTGAGGGTTCAATAAATTACATACTcgcgcctgttacccctcgtagaacATAGACCCTCAGTAAAAATTATCCAACCAAATATGTCATAGGCTCtcatttccagttgtttctgATACCTTTTCATTCTTTTGACGTTTGCTTATAATTCCCGAAGCCATTTGTTCATTGGCTCACCTTTCTTTCCTTTGccttcaggatcccaagttTGAACAGACATCGAATGTAATTCTAAACTCCTTTTTAACACAGTAGTTTGCATGGAAGATACGATAATGCTCCATGAAAAAAGTGAACTAATTGCATACATAACAGCCTGCAATATATTTTACGCTAGAAAATTCTATTGTATATTTCTGACTCATGATACTGAGCATGTAAGTTACACGAGAAACTCCCCGTCACTTTTAAAGAATCTTAACATCTGTAAATCGAATTCCATGTAGTTATCATGCTTTCTCGAATActtgtcattataatgatgGTAGGAATAACCAAGCTACTCATACTTGTCATTCCTCGACCCCATCAAATTCTTTTCAACAATAACTCCGGCATTCAATATCTCACTGCAATGTATACCATTTACACTCCTTTTTCTGCTTAGTCTATTGACTTACTTTTATTGGCCTATTGTATGACTCCATTATTATTGAATGATGACGTTAATGAAATACACATCCCGCTAAATCTCGTACATGTTCGTAGACTTAATTTGCatcagtgaataacggaataaaGTGggccaaatacgagaatgagtTTTGGATACATGTATCTCATTCGTCTGTAAACGCAGACAGACAGTAAGAGAGAAACTGATCGAAGAAGGCAAACGTGGCAACTCAATTTAATGAAGCATGGCTCAATGTTTATCGTTAGACAGAAAAACCGACTAAATGTATTTGACGAAGAGAGCAAGTGATAAATGTTATATCATAGTGAAGACATaggtacgggtaacttccggaaCCTATTATTGgtcttttattatatatatattcttattgtataactgttcagtgattagattatatatataaatcacgTCCTGCCTAAATATCCACGAGAAGTTAATTTCGATGAAgctgttaacattttaaataaaatgttttatgaACAGATGTCGTTATTTCGTATCCGTTATAACTGTCAACAGCTGACTAAAGAAGCTGATGAATACTATACTACGTACGCcggaagagtaaatttacaGGCAGAACGATtcaaattaaatgtgttaaccagTGATCAGTTTAAATGCTTATTGTTCATTTCTAGTCTAAACTCTCCAAGCGATTCTGATTTTCGCATGAGGTTATTATCCCGTATGGAACAAGACGAGGAAATGACACTACAGACTGTTACTGGTGAATGCCAACGAttaataaacttaaaacaggATACGGCTATGTTGGAAACCAAAAGTGATGCACCATCTAATGATTCTGTCCATGCTGTTATGACAGGTCAACGACAAAATAGTTCCAACAGTTATAAATATCACACGAAAATTCCTAAGCCTTCAATTAAATGTTGGCATTGTGGCGCGTGGCACTTCTCAAAATTTTGCTGGTTTAGAAACCATAGATGCACTATATGAAATAAAGTCGGTCATGAAGAAGCAATTTGCCGAACTAGAGAAAGTTTGAGATCAAAGCCAATGAAGTGTCCTCACTAGTATCAAAACAACTATATAAACAGTATATATTCTGCTCTATGCATAGCAGATAAAAGAAAGTATGGGGAAATGGTGTTCATATTCAATTGCATACAGCCTCAGATATCGCATTGATCTCTAAACCAGCATagaatttaattggttgtccGCAAGTATTACCAACTGAGCACACTGCACGGAATGCATCGGGAGATATATTAAAGCTTGTTGGAATCATAAAATGCTCTTTTAAGTTCCGAGAGAACTACTTTATAGGGAATTGTTATCTAACGGACAGGAATGATTTAgaccttattggtcctttatctgcctagcccttccagttgagtccagaacaccaattacagcttctgctatgcgaatcatttatttcaagcatacttggtttatatatcagacagacaaaccgcatcacaccataaaatatttgtacaagatcatgatgaaatgtggctgtgaacgtgggagacagtaaccAATAATCTGAATATAATTTGGGGACAATAAATCGTACAATAAAAATCTATGGgtcgaaatgaagcttatgttaagatgaatatatacagattaaatctaatcactgaacagttatacaataagaatatacatagaataatagacCAATAATATGTTCCGGAAGTTAGCCGTAcctatgtcttcactaggatataacaataaacAAACACTCATTCACTTAAGCCTGTTATCCCTTGTAGAATATTGGTCCCCAGTCAGGATAGTCTAACCAACTATGTCCCATGctcttctttccagttgtttctggTTGCTATTCATTCCTTTGATGTTTGCCTACAATTCCCGGCGCCATCTGTGCTCTTCTTTTttcgccttcaggattccaagttagtgattGCTTCGTGATGCGGTCTGGCGATTTACGCAGTGTGTGACCTACCCACATCCAGCGTCTACTACAAAGTTCTCTTTCAACTGGAGGCTGATTTATTCTTTGCCATAATAGGTTGTCGTTGATGACGTGTCTAATGACTCTTTCATTCGGTTCGACAATACTATTGAAAAGCTTTCCTGCTACtaatagtgtgatgcctctgtagttctcacaattgctgagatctcctttcttaGCTATCTCGATGAGGtattcttctttccagtctgttggtacttgctCTTGCTATCAAATCTTTCTGAAAAGAATGTGAAGCATCATTCCAGTTACTTCCATGTTTGACTTCAGTGTTTATGGTAGTATGCTGTCTGGTCCTGCTGCCTTATAACTCGTGATTTCTTTGATGGCCGTGATGACTTATTCGATTGTTGTTGGAGTAACATCTATGGGGATGTCTGTGTGTTGCCTCAATTTTGTGTGGGGCTTTTGTACTCAAGAGCTTTCCAAAGTGTTCTACACACATAAGTCCGCGGATCTTGAATCTGTAGTTGACATGCAATATTTGTCGTGCTAGTTTACCATATTTTCCTGCTTGCTAGGCTGAGTAAAGTATATGGTTACACTATTAGGTCAATTACACTAATTCCTTGACGAATTATGGTCGGTTGAGTGATACAAATTTACACGAGCATCTGCCTGCCggaaattattgtttttatgttgACCATCCCGAGTTAGTGACGATGTAATGTATCTTAACTGGATTGATGGCTTAGGTTTTAATCTACAAATACTTCGAATAAATAGAATAGGTTGATCATTCGGTTTGCTCAATATTACATCAGCGCATTTCGGTCATCGATGGAGCATTATCTAGAATCCTACTTAAGATCGGGTACTCGAAATATAGGTATACTTTCTTGCATAATTTGACTAGGATACCGACTAAATACATTATATCGTTTCGTATTTTTAAATATCTCATACCTGGAGTATCCACTCCAGGGATGGTGCATTTACAACGCTTTACAACATTAAGCAGCTTTTTAATTTGTAATGAcgataaaatgaaatatcatgAAGTGGCCACCACAATGAAGTAATCTTGTCATCATTTCATTACACAGGACTAAACCTTAAATGGATACATCTGACCTTTGTTAATTGCAATCAGACTTGTCAACCTACACTACGTGAGCATAGTCCGTGTCTACTTTTATAAGCTTCGAAGGCATCAACTGAGACTTgataagttatttattatttatttatttaaacacatacatattggtacaaggaagcacccgatatatatgcgcctcacagatctcattcgatttgtgtgagggctgtgatactgaccaggtgcccagactgaagcaggtggttttcttagggggccacacccggagcctttgacctgaaggtctagtccacaaggcagtggagcatcgtgaggagatgcaatcccatggtagtcggtgatcaatgattgattcgtacgccatttgttccttcaggatactggagcccatgtgcaccattggtttggaatcagggttttccaactcccctaggtggactcgccttgtccaccaacccggttaaagcgccggacattcgcttttcgtcctctcacttttgtgaacaacacccccgccacgagaaggcagtgagtaggactttcctggcagaggctatatattcgctggccatgtgagagcatttcgagagggagagcagactctccccactctcggccgtaccagggcatttgggggctgactTGATAAGTATCTTGCAAGATACTTAGCAAGAGACTTGATAAGTATCTTGCTCAGGTTGGATAGAAGTTCAGAGACAGATTGCATGTTCAAATGAGGAATGTCAAGTTTACTAGTACCAATAATAATGAGTAATGTGAATATTTTATACCATTTTTGAAATAACATCAGATTGTGACGGAACACCTTACTGTCAAATGATATCCTGATTTACTTTCTcggaattaaaataatttatatttttctaacAATTGACGGTTTCGAATTACGGTTTGCCATCTGTAAATTCTAAAGAAACTGCAGCTACTACTTTTACCAGAGTTCGATATTTGTCACACACTTGTATGGTTAATTCGCCTTATCTTTAAGTATTGAGCCTTAATATTATTCCACACCTTTTGTCGTTCGAGtttattctttcttttcaaaatgTGTTCTCCAATGTTTCGTTTTCAACGTTATTATTGGTGATGTAATCACGTCCAGTCTTCCGCTATTTATCTTGTTAAATTTAATGTTGTTCTATGGTAATGCTTGCCTTTCACTCTGTTGTCTTCATCCATGATATGGATTTCATTTTTAAACAAACGAAATGGGTTATTGTAGTTATTTTCAATCCTCCAAGTTTCTGAAAGATCTCAGTATCAAGATCATTGGATGTATGCGAGACAAACACGACATTAGCCAAGGATGTAATTAGTAACCTCAGACATGACCTTACGAAGTAACAACGTTGACCCGCATTTGGCTAGATGCAAAAACATATAATTGACAAGTTTTTATCGGACATACACATTGTTAAACAAGCCAGATGGTACAAAACCAAAATAGCACCAATTTACAATAGATGATTGAATGTAAGTTTTTCAACAGGTATGTTGTGGTCTTGTTAGATTGCAGAACAAAATGAATGCGGCATCGTACAATGGTACAAGATACCTAAAATTTGGACAACAAAGCTATTAGTTCTGCAAAATAGTTGGACAACGTAGTAGAATATAAGGACGCGTTGCGAAAGTTTCTTCTGTGGTCGATTTCTTTTTTATTGGCCCCATCAATTTAATAGGGAGAAAAGTAATAACTACCACGTCGCCTAAAAGCATGGAAGAAAAGATAAACCTTAGACTCTCAGaaaaataatgatgaattttaCTACTGCTTGCGATACTTACCGATATCGTGGGAATCGCATTCGTCCAGCATACGCAGGACGGAAACCAATAGACATCCCTCTGCCGCGCGCGCGACCTCTCACAAAAGGGGGACGATTTGTCATGGACATTCCTGGAACGTTTGTACGTTTAGGTAAGACTTTCAACTGTCGACTTCGAAAAGATGAGTCGTCTAAAGCGATTGCAGCCTCAACAGCATCACGAGTATCGAATTCGATATATGCGAACCCTTTAGGGTGTCCAGTAAATTTATTGCATAATATAGTAACACGGTTTATTGGCCCGCAACCACGAAAATGTGCTTCTAGTTCATCGGCCGTAGAACCATAATCAACCTAACTGTTAATTGGGATACTGTATAAACTTACATTTCCAACATACACAGAACGCAAGTCAACTTCAGTTTTATCTTCATCTGACAAATTTGAGTTGTTCGATTCTGCAGCAGAAAATAAATTTCGAAATGCTAAAATGAAGTCAAAACAGTGCATTGTGCAATACAGAAATTTTGGGTAGCCTAATCACGTTAGTTTTTACCTCAACTTTGGGAGGAAGTAGTTTGGTAAGAACGTCACGTAAAGCATATTAAACAGCGAAAACGAATATCTTGCAAATAACTCTAGGCAGTGATTTCCAACATGGGTAACACCACAAAAACGGTTGAGAAGTATTGTTTTAGATATTTTCTGTGCATAAATTAACTGTTATATAGACATCAGACGAGTGACCATTTTAATTCATAAAAGCTTAAAATGATTCAGATTCGCTAGACCAGTGGTCGGGCGATATAAAGATAAGCTAATATCAGTCATCATTCAGGGAAATTTTTGTGACTTTGTCATGCTCTAAAAATATCATATTGGTAATTTCCACTTTCTGGATTATTTATAGACACTGGGTTTGGTTGAGAGGAATGTGCAGGTGCATGAAAGGCACAGTATGAAAGAGTTGTAAATGATTGGACCTCTTGTGTTTACTACGACGTCTCGTTTGGGATACTAAGAACTGTGTCGCAGTTGGTCataatagaagccagtggccaTCCTGCCGTAGTTTTCTATTGCATTTCATACACGATGAGGTTCCTTGCGTGAAAGCACTCGAccatttttaattgagatctgCATCTTTTGTCAAATGTCAtgtgattaattattttttgttttattacttACCTTTCTCAAATTCTTCATAACATAATCGACTCACTAATGTGGCTCGTTCAAGATGATCTGATGTACCAAGATATACGTGGATATATGTTCTCAGAGCTTTCGGTTTAAAATCCATGATATTAAACCTTGTTTAACCCATCGCGATTCGGAAAGCGATTTGCCACAACCACCTAAGTATTACCGGCCGGAAAAGTGCGAAAACATGTCCTTGAAGAATTGTGCTAAATATCATGTGCCAGGTCCTGTGTTACGATATGACAGGCAACAAACTTAAATTAAAATATGCTCAAATCTGACCAACAATGCCATGAA
This genomic interval from Schistosoma mansoni strain Puerto Rico chromosome W, complete genome contains the following:
- a CDS encoding putative polyadenylate binding protein — protein: MSDYVLDGDHDVHEDEFGDENGKEDVSVTDEMHFDAELEAIKERFKEIEADANKLHDLRRVIDKSPISTFRNLFSAAESNNSNLSDEDKTEVDLRSVYVGNVDYGSTADELEAHFRGCGPINRVTILCNKFTGHPKGFAYIEFDTRDAVEAAIALDDSSFRSRQLKVLPKRTNVPGMSMTNRPPFVRGRARGRGMSIGFRPAYAGRMRFPRYRRRGSYYFSPY
- a CDS encoding putative polyadenylate binding protein, yielding MSDYVLDGDHDVHEDEFGDENGKEDVSVTDEMHFDAELEAIKERFKEIEADANKLHDLRRVIDKSPISKSNNSNLSDEDKTEVDLRSVYVGNVDYGSTADELEAHFRGCGPINRVTILCNKFTGHPKGFAYIEFDTRDAVEAAIALDDSSFRSRQLKVLPKRTNVPGMSMTNRPPFVRGRARGRGMSIGFRPAYAGRMRFPRYRRRGSYYFSPY